The region acaggggtgtcccgggttcgaacctggtaattactgatactgatccaGACTGATCCTGattagaggatgtacaggggtgtcccgggttcgaacccagtaattactgatgctgaatccAGAGTggtatcttaacaaaagtaattactgatggttcagagtggtcctgatgctgaatagaggatgtacaggggtgtcccgggttcgaacctggtaattactgatactgatccagactgatgctgaatagaggatgtacagggtcgtcccgggttcaaaaccagtaattactgacactgattctgagtctcctgatgctgaatagaagatgtacaggggtgtccaggGTCCGAACCCAGTAATATCTAACGCTGATTCAGAGTGATTTCAAGGTGGTCATGATGTTGAATAGAGATGTACAGGGATGTCTCAGGTTCTCggttcaaaatataatttgagaaaaaagaAATGGCCAGTGTGGGGGTCGAACCCACGACATTCGCGTTATTAGCACGACGCTCTAACCGACTGAGCTAACCGGCCAACTGACAGAATCGTCAGCTTAgcttatagatatataaacaaAATGCCTCAAGAGCCATATCCACTTGAAACTGGAAATTCTTTTCGTAATTAAATTTAGATACGTGTTTGTTATAGCGGTGTTTTAGTTGTCTGTTGTTTATATTTCGTATTGTAGTGTATTGTATGCCGTTTGGAAATTTGTAGCGCCTAATTGAGTTACAATGACGTCATATTGGGGAATCCGGAAATGATTGTCAAACATGGCGGAAGAATCAGAATCATTAGCGATAGAAATATTTCTGTCGAAGATTTACGAATTGAACAGTGAAATATTACCAGAAATTACTGATGAAACTGAAAGGCAAAAAGTTCTCAGGGAGCATATCGAAAGTGTGGAACATCTGAGTGTAATACCGCAATTAACAAGCGGTAGGAAAACACAGCATTCGTCGAGACGTACCCCCCCCCTCGGCCCAGGCCCCCCAGTCCAGGGCTCTTTCCTCATTCTCTCAGCACACAGGCATTTGACCGAATGATTAAATTTACTGTAATCTACAATAAAAACTTTCATCAGATTCGCCATCTCAATCATTCATGATGCAACAGTTCAATGCGCTCCCCTTGTCTCGCCAGCCTAGGCAGGAAACATTCCTATCTCGCTGCTATAATCTGCCCGCAAATGCTTGCCATGACACATCTCTGATAGTGACACCTCTCTGATAGTGACACCTCCCTGACAGTGACACCTCTCTGACAGTGACACCTCCCTGACAGTGACACCTCCCTGACGGGGACACCTCTCTGACGGTGACACCTCTCTGACGGTGACACCTCTCTGATAGTGACACCTCCCTGACAGTGACACCTCTCTGACAGTGACACCTCCCTGACGGGGACACCTCTCTGACGGTGACACTCTCTGACAGTGACACCTCTCTGACAGTGACAACTCTCTGACAGTTATACCTCTCTGACAGTGACAGTAACACTCTCTGACAACCATCTCTTAAGCTAATTGATGTCTATGAATTCAAACTAATCGTAGTTTTAATACTATTTTCAGGTATGAAATGGTTGAATACGAGCAGAGATTTAAATATCGATGATTTACGCGGAAACGTCgtcatatttgattttttcacGTATTGTTGCGTCAACTGCCTCCATATTTTACCCGATTTACGTGACCTCGAACGTGAATATCCGCCTGAAGAGGGCGTTGTAGTCGTCGGAGTTCATTCGGCTAAATTCGCAAACGAGAAATTAACGTCTAATATTCACAACGCCATTTTACGCTTCGATATAAAACATCCGGTCATTAACGATTCCGGTATGTTACTATGGCAACAGTATTGTATCCAGTGTTGGCCGACGTTGCTGATTGTTGGACCGAATTTTCAGCCGATTTTTACGATTGTCGGTGAAGGTCACAAAAAAACGTTATTCGAATACACTCGACTAGTCTTGGATTATTTTAAAAGCCGGGATCAGATTTTAATCAAAGAATTACCGATTAAACTCGAGTCAAGACGATTAACGgaaaacaatgaaattcaaCTCTCTTTTCCGGGTGATATTTCATGCAGCGATGATGGACGATTATTGGCTGTTTCAGATTCAGGGAACAATAGATTGTTAATAGTTGATAGAAGTGGATTTATACAAGTAAGATTTTCATACTTTACGAGAATGcatccacagttcaggatccaggactgtggaactggattcagaactgtagtactggattcagaactgtggaactggattcaggactggaactggattcagaactgtggaactggattcaggactgtggaactggattcaggactgtggaactggattcaggactgtggaactggattcaggactgtggaactggattcaggactgtggaactggattcagaactgaggaactggattcaggactggaactggattcagaactgtggaactggattcagaactgtggaactggattcagaactgtggaactggattcagaactgtggaactggattcaggactgtggaactggattcaggacTGTGGAAGTGGAATCTGATTGATTATTTGATATTGCAGCATGTTATTGGTGGAACTGATGCTGGGTTTAATGATGGTCAATTCGATGAATGTAGATTCCGTAATCCACAAGGAACAGTTTGGAAACAACAATCAATTTACGTTGCTGATACTGACAATCATTCTATTAGACTGGTAACTTTCATTATCCTAAACTCATTCTGTATCCTCGAGATGAGTTATCGTGTTATCGTGTTATCGTGTTATcatgttttttaattatatgTAGGTTGATTTGAATGAGTTATCAGTAACGACTATAGCTGGAACTGGTCTGATGGGTAATGATAAAACAGGGGGTAATCCTGGTTTAAACCAGACGTTATCATCACCTTGGGACGTTACAATTATTCCAGGTATTTTTATTTCCGTTAAAATATGTCGTACTTTTCAAACTGATATTTAGTAAGTAAATGATGTTGATATATCGTTGTTTGGATACAGAGTTGCCGATATTACTGATAGCTATGGCCGGAACGCATCAAATTTGGGCTTATTTCTTAGAAGATTTCACCTGGTGGAAAAACAGGTAACTACGATAAAACTAAAGCAGAAGTctttgtagttattatgaCTTAACCAAATAATGTCTTAAATTGATTAAGAAATAGAAACTTGGAGTCAAAATAGAGACAACTTTAGAGTAATGTGACAACTTAGATTAGCCCTCTctcaccctctctccctcactctccctctcccctcactCTCCCCCtcaccctctctctccctctctcctcaccCCCTCAccctctctctcccactctcCTCACCCcatctccccctctcccctctccccctggTTATTTGAggtatatttattttcaggtcGTACAACAGATATGATTGCGTTGCCGTGGTTGGAAATGGTAATGAAGAGAATCGTAACAATAGTTACCCTCATCGTTCTGGTTTCGCTCAACCGTCTGCTCTCGTTGTCACCGGTAACGCAACAGACGGCTCTGTGTTTGTTGCAGATAGTGAAAGTTCCAGTATTCGCATGATTTCGCTGAAAGATGGCGCTGTGAAAGCATTTGTTGGAGGTGACAGGGACCCAATGGTAAGTTTTAAAAACATGACAAATCTTCGGTAAAATTCAAcgtaaatcaaaatttttttattctatAGAATTTGTTTGCATTTGGAGACGTGGATGGTAAAGGAACAGTTGCTAGGTTACAGCATCCATTAGGAGTTACATCGCTTCATCCTCAGAATGGACCAATTATAATAGCAGATACATACAATCATAAAGTGAGTTGATAAGACGACCGAGGTGGACTCTCGTCACTGATATAACATCCATCTTTTAATCCgtaattattgatttatttacagatAAAATCAGTCGACATAAAAACCAAATATTGTGAGACGCTAACAGGAAGTGGTATAGCAGGCGACCAATCAGAATGCTCGTTTAATGACGCGCAGTTTAATGAACCGAGCGGAATTTGTTGTTGTCGCGGCGATGAAACTGTCCTGTTTGTTGCTGATAccaacaatcatagaattcaaatattagatctgaaaaatcaattgGTATCTCAGGTATGTATACATACCGGTAGCTATCAGCTACTTGGATCAGCTATCAGCTACTTGGATCAGCTATCAGCTACATGAATCAGCTATCAGCTACCTGGATCAGCTATCAGCTACAGGGACCAACTATCAGCTACCTGGGCCAGCTTGCaatgaattatgtatttatcacTTGTTTCTTTCAGATGACTATTATGTTTCCTCCTGTGGCAAGCGTTGATACTTACGACGCCGCTCCAACAATACAGAAACCATTGACAACTGATAAAACGATACTGTTAGACTGTATTGAATTAACACCAGGAGGCGCTGTagatatgatattcaatattGTATTACCGGATGGTTGTTATGTCAATGAAGATGCACCAAATCATTGGCAGTTATTGATTGAAGGTATGTTTGTTAATTCTCCCCTCATCCATCCAattctctccccctctcctccctccctccctccctccctcgactcctcccctctccccacCATTCTCCCCCTCTCTTCCCTCCCTCGactcctcccctctccccacCATTACCCCTCTCCTCCTTCCCTCGactcctcccctctccccacCATTAccccctcctctccctccctcaactcctcccctctcccgccattctccccctctcctccctcgcTCCTTCGACCCCTTAAACAAGGTTTTGAattgtattttgaattatattttacagATGAAGAtcaattgatgaatattttatgtAAATCATCCCCGATGAAAGGAGTGTTTAATATGTCAGCGCCCCCTATTATCAGTCTATCTATACTAGATTCCACCGATGATTCTAAATACGTAATTAAGATATCGTTCGTTATCTATTTTTGTAACAGGACCGACTTTATTTGTAAAATCTCATCGTTTATTCTGTGTCAACCAGTAATCGTAGCAACTGTTCGTCAGTCCGCCATTGTTAAATCGATTGTTAtagatcataaaattgattcatAATCTTGAAATCTACTTCCAAAGTTCAGGATCCAcctccacagttcaggatccacttccacagttcaggatccacttccacagtttaggatctgcttccacagttcaggatctgCTTCCACATTTATAGATCTGGAGTAAAATATGCTATATATAAATCTCTGGGTTTCCATACAGTGAAATGTACTATTTCGTTATTATTTATGGGAAGACATGTAtattggggggggggagggtGGTAGGGGGAATAATGGTGCTTTTAATGGTATCAAAACTTTTGCCATACTTTTTATATGCTTCCTTTGCTACAGTTGTATTTATTGTTACTGGATGGAATTACTTAGTTTTATGGaaataaatttgtttcaaatagaTAATTTCTTGTGGCAGTTGATTTTGACTGACTGACTTGACATCTTGGAGGGAAACTGATAGAATTACGAGCATATCAAAAGGATTTGTGGCAGAAAACCTTAATTATGCCACAATTAATCGCAGAAAACTTTGACTGTcaggtgctgcccctataaATAACAATGGCGGAGAACATGTGAACTAATTTGATAGAATCGAAttcctactgtggcatgcgattGAGGAAGATATTATagaggcagcacttgacggtgaAGACTTCAAACGGGTTGTTTTCTTGTTGAGCTTAAATtttgtgtttattttgtattttgtaaacaCAGCGGAGATGACAGAAAAAATTCCatactgaaatatacaacCGTATCCTTGATTGTTATACTAaagaaatcaattaaattaaattgaattgtattgaacttcaattcaatgaaattatattgacccactttattttcatttgctattttatatgtttttgtCTGTAAACCTGTAAACGTAGCTGCTTGATCTGATCGGTTAATACTCAATGTTGAGAGGTATATTGGATAGCATGCTACTGTGGTGGGGGGATGGTTGGGGATGCTAATTTTGGTTCGACAGCTGCCCTCCCCTGCCCTGGCCTAACCCGTAACCCGTCAGTGTCAGTATTTCTTAGGCCTATAGGGTAATGGTTGTTTGGAAGGCCTTTGAAGTGAGGTAGGTAGGTACCCTGTAAGGAAGTCAGGTCCTATGTAAGTTTTACTCTCTGTTCCTGAAAAAGTGGCCGGTAGTCCGGTACGCGGCGTTCCATTAACTCAGACCACCAGGGGGGGGGCCGCAGGGACTGGCTGAGGGTGAAACATACATTAGTTTAGATACTAGCTGTGTTCAACTGATTATTGTAATAGATTTTTTGTGTATATTGTAGAGACTCCGATGATTAAATGATGGTCCTCAGAGTAGTGTGTCGAAATATCCGATGTGTCAATGATGTTTATGGTTATATGGGAATCGGTACTGTTATATTCTATTGGGTTTATAATACTTACCTTACCATGAATATTGTACTGATACCGAATTACAACGAACAAAAAATATCGGCATTATTTATACTCAGTAAGTAACGACACCTATATTTCAATGTTGACATCAAGGAACGAGCCTGCAGGGGTTGTTAAATCCAGGCCTGACTATGACTACTGTTAAAGATTTGTTTCTATTCTTTTTAAGCGCTCAATTGCTCCCCAAATGTCAAAAAACTCTcaataatttataattcatgtttaattaaactactatttttgatattatattactcacatttttatgaaaacttGTACAATTTAGAGATATTAGGTAGTCCAGTCCGGTCTGGTCCGGACTGTAAATGCAACTCAAAGAGTTTCTGTTGTGGGTTAAATCTGATTCTGTTACCAAAGAAACTTAAATGATCTCTTCATTTCGGAGTTCATCGTGTTTTTATGTCTCTCTCTGGAGAGAGATGTGATTTATTAAatgattgtttatttatttacagttTATAGTTTTATAGCTGTTGGTTGTATAGTTAGTTTATTGAAAGCAACGTTCTCTAATCCTGGACGAGTTCCGTCTCAAGAGGAATTAATGGAACGTGAGTTTTATTCAAATGTGATGTCATTTAAAACAAGTTGAGTAAAAGTTGTTTGATTAATGAAACAAGTTGAGGaaaagttgtttgattgataAAACAAGTTGAGTAAATGTTGTTTGATTGATGGTTTTATTTTGACGACAGTTGATGAAGAAGATAGAAATGTTTGTCCGATCTGTGAGAAATTAAGGCCATCTCGAGCTCATCATTGTCGTAGGTGTCGCCAGTGTGTCACACGTATGGATCATCACTGCCCCTGGTAAGTGAGGGATACAGGGCGCGCAGTATCCACAGGAAATCCATAACTTTATGAGTTGTCAGTATCCTGAGTCTGTGGTTTGGTTTTACGGTAGGAAACCAaatggtataagcccatccgattgtAAAATCTGTGTCCTCCCAAAAACGATTAAGCTAACTAACTAGAGGGTGGGATAATGGAAGTATAGacacagaaaatttgaaaatcttaCTCGAGGATTTTTGATGTTTAGGTAATGTAAGAATATTTGTGAGGTTCATAGTGCAGTATCTGCAGCTATCTAAAACTCATCTGCTGCTCTGGTTGGTATTTCATTAACTCAAGACtttgttaatatttttcaggatCAATAATTGTGTCGGGGAAGGCAATCACTATGCATTCATACAGTTATTGATATACGCTGCGCTATTAAGTGGTTTAACTTTGATGTTGGGTATTTTACATTTCTATGTTTATCTTCCTTGCACACAATGTGACCAGGTACGTCCTCAAGAACCTACATGTTTATTTTATACAGTATGAAGTCATCTCTTCTAGTTACAATTTTAAATTCCCTatttattttactaaaatatAAGTCGTCCTTTAGATAAGTCATCATAATGATCTTAACTATATCATGACTTAGGCAACAAGTTtcttatttgttatatttcgTTTTCAGACAAGTTTTTTACATAAACACAATTGGGGATTAATGGTATCAGTGGTTGTATTTGCTATGTTTATGGTCGTACCAATGTCTGGAATGTTAACAGCAAGTCATATTAATTTCCTGGTGGTAAGTATACAGCATTTCTTCTACAGTTGAACCTTGCGACAacaaacttcaggagaccagaaaatctgtttgttataactgatagttctatatacagcggaacctcattacaatgaacttcaggagaccagaaaatctattagttataactgatagttctatatacagcggaacctcattacaatgaacttcaggagaccagaaaatctattagttataaccgatagttctatatacagcggaacctcattacaatgaacttcaggagaccagaaaatctattagttataaccgatagttctatatacagcggaacctcattacaatgaacttcaggagaccagaaaatctattagttataactgatagttctatatacagcggaacctcattacaatgaacttcaggagaccagaaaatctattagttataaccgatagttctatatacagcggaacctcgttacaacgaacttcaggagaccagaaaatctattagttataactgatagttctatatacagcggaacctcgttacaacgaatttcaggagaccagaaaatctgttcgttataaccaatagttctatatactGTGAACCTCTTCACCACAATCATATTTTCGGTCTCGTGGAGctcattataaccaattagtcagtatatccagtatgaaataatttggacgGCAATTAATTCTAGTTTCACTATAAACTAGGTTTTGACTAGAATTTGTTTGTGTCAAAGAAAACTGAatgtttttatattcatttcaggACAGAACAACTATAGATAACTTACGTGACCCATTTCctgatattcatcatttgtaaGTACCCTGCCCTAATTTCCAAACACCCATTATTCAGTAATTAGTGCGATGAATCGATGAATTACGTTTTATTCCAGGTTTTTTCGACCTGACGTGAAATCATTTCGTGAGATTTATACGGAAGTTTGCGGTACTCCGTCTCCATGGCGATGGTTATCTCCGTGTCATATTAGAAAATCGCGTCATCGAATcgtaaattattgaatctgGAATCGAGAATCTGGGTTGagatttattcaaacactcaCCTCTGAACCTGACTTTCattatgatatatttatttttatggcTCAAAGTCAAGTGAAGTTGTTTTATACTCAATACACAGAAGTGCAGCTACCACCTCCAgctaccagcagcagcagctaccaCCTCCAgctaccagcagcagcagctaccaCCTCCAgctaccagcagcagcagctaccaCCTCCAgctaccagcagcagcagctatcaCCTCCAGCTACCAGCAGTAGCAGCTACCACCTCCAGCTACCAGCAGCAATATAGCTACTGTTAGCTGCTATTACTCATAAATTCAGCTTTATCTTagtatttattttcaacttctTCCAGTAGGCTACAGTTCTATTGTTACCTAATCATTGTTGGTATTACTTCTGAGCTTAAAACTACAGATAGGTAACTAACTCCACTATCTTAACGTAGGCTTCTGACAATTAGGCTTAGCTCTATCGCGTGCAGTACATAGTCATATTTTATAGTATTATttaaatataatgattttatcttGTATATCGATTAAACTGTTATAATACGGTTAAAActtttataaaaaataaacaattttatgaGAATAATTAAACTAGTTGTTATAGTTAGTTTACTGGTGTGAACGCGCCTGATGTTTTATATTTATGCAGCTTCTGGGAATCGCCATCAGTAGATCGGATTAGAACTCGGGACACCCTGTTTAATTGATACTCAGATAAAGGCATAAATTTTATattccgatagatggcgcatgtGAAATATGCTTTTCCATAGTCTATTCTACCCTCCAGAATACTAATAGTTGAgcaaaattccaatagatggcgaacgTACAGCAGTCGCTATCTCGAAGACAGATTCGAACCCTGGACACCCATATTTAAACTTTATTCAAcgtcaggaccactctgaatcagatacagtttcgaacccgggacaacccTGTTTAAACTCTATTCAATGAcaagaccactctgaatcagacacattcgaacccgggacacccctatTTAAACCCTATTCAAcgtcaggaccactctgaacagattcgaacccgggacacccctatTTAAACCCTATTCAAcgtcaggaccactctgaacagattcgaacccgggacacgaGCTCATTAAGCCGCGATACATCCTGGTTCATTAAATCACATGATTATAAAAGCGATCTAAATGCGGATATATAGAAATGAGAAGGAAGAGAATGATGATAAACACACTCACAGGTGATGGCTGATGCTGCAGCGACGGATACCGTGGAGGTTGAAACCTCCTCGACTACAGTTATCGATCGAGatggtaaaatattcattcttacagaaaatgaattatatataatcACAGACTGTATATTGATTATCTCTTACAGAAGAGGACCCGCTTTTGGCTTATCAGAGGCGTTTATATCGATCCCGCCAGAGACGACCCCCTAATTCACTGATCGGTCAGGTTAAAGCCGCTAAACGACAATCTCTAAACATCTGTCAATTCATTCTCAAATCTGGTGAAATCATTTCTCGATCCAGTAAGTTTTATTCTTCTAAACGATATATCTGAAATCTCAATTTGTATCTGATATTAAAGTGATGTGTTTGTGTTTTTAGTGGTGATATTGTGTGTTTGTATATTGATCTGTTTGTTTCCCGCTACTCTCATTGTTATTGGTAAGATATCGATAATACTCGCGCAGTACGCCGCGTCACTGTCGAGTCGGGTTTAGATTAAACCAGTATCAACAGCCCCAGTGCCGATACCTTCCACTGGTCCTGACAGGGCCGCATCCGGACGGGtaaattttgaagaacttgtCGCAttcaaaaagggcactttgataTCCAAAAAGGCGATATCATTTAAGCGTACCCTCGCGCTGAAATGCAccactttttttaaaaagggCACTCTAAAAATCTGATGGGGCTTGCTACAGTTTCACAAGTCTCCGGATCCGCCTCTGATGGTTTCATCTATTCACTACTACGACGTGTGACTTGTAAgctcctggggccagttttatagactggtattaacccGGAGGCtaaatctattcattttcaatttagttagccactaggttaaagttaataccagtcccTGGTTCGATAACATTTTTGAGATCCTGATGCTGACTGAACCAGTGAAGTTTTAACGTgtgatgtttttaatttcagggtttatatatagaaatgatTGTCCTATACAATATCTGCTGCCATTATACGTCATGTTCTATGGGTTCACCGGTACTTTTCTCGTTTTCCCAATCATTATCCGAGGATTAACGGAATGTGACGAAGATATCCGAAGGCGAGGATGTTGTTCGTATATCTGGTATACCCTGGCGTTATTTTTTCTCGTCTGGTTGGTTTTTGGTAAGACCAATATTTCACCTTAGagtcattttcttttttatccaatttcttattttaacGTCcacaattttcatgttttttagGTACAGTTTTAATATTCCAAACCTGGTCTTTTGTAAGCTATGATATCGACAGTAAAGGACTCTACTGTCAGAAAGCCCTCTATGTAGCGGCAGTTTGGACGACTGGTTCGACTTATGTCTTTTTAGTTTTGCTATTTACGTTTTTTGCTGCAATTTGTATCAAAATAACGGTAGAACCGCACGACTATTAGATGAAATATGTTGCAACCtacatccacacttcacatgtgttcagtgttCATATTTGGACATTTTATCGGCACATTTACAAAAATTTGATCGTCCACAAACAAATCAAGTGTTCAGGACTTCGACAGGCTGAAAGTGGTGGTGGTTCCGACGGAAAGGGTGTATAAGTGCAGGTTCCGAGGCTGCGAC is a window of Tubulanus polymorphus chromosome 2, tnTubPoly1.2, whole genome shotgun sequence DNA encoding:
- the LOC141900662 gene encoding NHL repeat-containing protein 2-like isoform X2, whose amino-acid sequence is MAEESESLAIEIFLSKIYELNSEILPEITDETERQKVLREHIESVEHLSVIPQLTSGMKWLNTSRDLNIDDLRGNVVIFDFFTYCCVNCLHILPDLRDLEREYPPEEGVVVVGVHSAKFANEKLTSNIHNAILRFDIKHPVINDSGMLLWQQYCIQCWPTLLIVGPNFQPIFTIVGEGHKKTLFEYTRLVLDYFKSRDQILIKELPIKLESRRLTENNEIQLSFPGDISCSDDGRLLAVSDSGNNRLLIVDRSGFIQHVIGGTDAGFNDGQFDECRFRNPQGTVWKQQSIYVADTDNHSIRLVDLNELSVTTIAGTGLMGNDKTGGNPGLNQTLSSPWDVTIIPELPILLIAMAGTHQIWAYFLEDFTWWKNRSYNRYDCVAVVGNGNEENRNNSYPHRSGFAQPSALVVTGNATDGSVFVADSESSSIRMISLKDGAVKAFVGGDRDPMNLFAFGDVDGKGTVARLQHPLGVTSLHPQNGPIIIADTYNHKIKSVDIKTKYCETLTGSGIAGDQSECSFNDAQFNEPSGICCCRGDETVLFVADTNNHRIQILDLKNQLVSQMTIMFPPVASVDTYDAAPTIQKPLTTDKTILLDCIELTPGGAVDMIFNIVLPDGCYVNEDAPNHWQLLIEDEDQLMNILCKSSPMKGVFNMSAPPIISLSILDSTDDSKYVIKISFVIYFCNRTDFICKISSFILCQPVIVATVRQSAIVKSIVIDHKIDS
- the LOC141900686 gene encoding transmembrane protein 272-like isoform X2 — encoded protein: MADAAATDTVEVETSSTTVIDRDEEDPLLAYQRRLYRSRQRRPPNSLIGQVKAAKRQSLNICQFILKSGEIISRSRFIYRNDCPIQYLLPLYVMFYGFTGTFLVFPIIIRGLTECDEDIRRRGCCSYIWYTLALFFLVWLVFGTVLIFQTWSFVSYDIDSKGLYCQKALYVAAVWTTGSTYVFLVLLFTFFAAICIKITVEPHDY
- the LOC141900684 gene encoding palmitoyltransferase ZDHHC21-like, producing MMVLRVVCRNIRCVNDVYGYMGIGTVIFYWVYNTYLTMNIVLIPNYNEQKISALFILIYSFIAVGCIVSLLKATFSNPGRVPSQEELMELDEEDRNVCPICEKLRPSRAHHCRRCRQCVTRMDHHCPWINNCVGEGNHYAFIQLLIYAALLSGLTLMLGILHFYVYLPCTQCDQTSFLHKHNWGLMVSVVVFAMFMVVPMSGMLTASHINFLVDRTTIDNLRDPFPDIHHLFFRPDVKSFREIYTEVCGTPSPWRWLSPCHIRKSRHRIVNY
- the LOC141900662 gene encoding NHL repeat-containing protein 2-like isoform X1; this encodes MAEESESLAIEIFLSKIYELNSEILPEITDETERQKVLREHIESVEHLSVIPQLTSGMKWLNTSRDLNIDDLRGNVVIFDFFTYCCVNCLHILPDLRDLEREYPPEEGVVVVGVHSAKFANEKLTSNIHNAILRFDIKHPVINDSGMLLWQQYCIQCWPTLLIVGPNFQPIFTIVGEGHKKTLFEYTRLVLDYFKSRDQILIKELPIKLESRRLTENNEIQLSFPGDISCSDDGRLLAVSDSGNNRLLIVDRSGFIQDWNWIQNCGTGFRTVELDSELWNWIQNCGTGFRTVELDSGLWKWNLIDYLILQHVIGGTDAGFNDGQFDECRFRNPQGTVWKQQSIYVADTDNHSIRLVDLNELSVTTIAGTGLMGNDKTGGNPGLNQTLSSPWDVTIIPELPILLIAMAGTHQIWAYFLEDFTWWKNRSYNRYDCVAVVGNGNEENRNNSYPHRSGFAQPSALVVTGNATDGSVFVADSESSSIRMISLKDGAVKAFVGGDRDPMNLFAFGDVDGKGTVARLQHPLGVTSLHPQNGPIIIADTYNHKIKSVDIKTKYCETLTGSGIAGDQSECSFNDAQFNEPSGICCCRGDETVLFVADTNNHRIQILDLKNQLVSQMTIMFPPVASVDTYDAAPTIQKPLTTDKTILLDCIELTPGGAVDMIFNIVLPDGCYVNEDAPNHWQLLIEDEDQLMNILCKSSPMKGVFNMSAPPIISLSILDSTDDSKYVIKISFVIYFCNRTDFICKISSFILCQPVIVATVRQSAIVKSIVIDHKIDS
- the LOC141900686 gene encoding transmembrane protein 272-like isoform X1; the protein is MADAAATDTVEVETSSTTVIDRDEEDPLLAYQRRLYRSRQRRPPNSLIGQVKAAKRQSLNICQFILKSGEIISRSMVILCVCILICLFPATLIVIGFIYRNDCPIQYLLPLYVMFYGFTGTFLVFPIIIRGLTECDEDIRRRGCCSYIWYTLALFFLVWLVFGTVLIFQTWSFVSYDIDSKGLYCQKALYVAAVWTTGSTYVFLVLLFTFFAAICIKITVEPHDY